One genomic region from Cellulomonas fengjieae encodes:
- a CDS encoding LPXTG cell wall anchor domain-containing protein — protein MQRSIFPSPPTSRTRRAGAVLIVSALMLTLGAGGVQAHDRGRSDGQGQHKEQKRNEQKRTDPKQVAQPAPAAQTAERPSTTAAYVYLKRDVAAPVSWENSTQQYLVATWPGASYRKLTLAEITKALPAGVVLCGPGWAVQEDQAYGDASLFTDSPAPSYPKSYIGWPPIHHAQHFELSDMVTVPACEPTPTATPTATPSATPPPATTPTPTTTPSPSLPPAPSVTPTPTPTQSVPVVLPAPSQPPTATPAPTAPPAGEVDDVTPTTPAPTEEVLAAGPTPTATFYSEVLADDGDGAVLAATGSSATPGVLAAAILMLSGAALLLVRRRRTGSSTTS, from the coding sequence ATGCAGCGCAGCATCTTTCCCTCCCCGCCCACTTCCCGGACCCGCCGTGCCGGCGCGGTCCTGATCGTCTCGGCCCTCATGCTCACGCTCGGTGCCGGCGGCGTGCAGGCGCACGACCGCGGCCGGTCCGACGGCCAGGGGCAGCACAAGGAGCAGAAGCGCAACGAACAGAAGCGCACCGACCCCAAGCAGGTCGCGCAGCCGGCGCCGGCTGCCCAGACCGCCGAGCGGCCGTCGACGACCGCCGCGTACGTCTACCTGAAGCGGGACGTGGCCGCGCCCGTCTCGTGGGAGAACTCGACCCAGCAGTACCTGGTGGCCACCTGGCCCGGTGCGTCCTACCGGAAGCTCACGCTCGCCGAGATCACGAAGGCGCTCCCCGCCGGTGTGGTGCTCTGCGGGCCGGGCTGGGCCGTCCAGGAGGACCAGGCCTACGGCGATGCCAGCCTCTTCACGGACAGCCCGGCGCCGTCCTACCCGAAGTCCTACATCGGCTGGCCGCCGATCCACCACGCGCAGCACTTCGAGCTCTCCGACATGGTGACCGTGCCCGCGTGCGAGCCGACACCGACGGCCACCCCGACCGCGACGCCGTCGGCGACACCGCCCCCCGCGACGACCCCCACGCCGACCACGACGCCCTCTCCGAGCCTGCCTCCGGCGCCGAGCGTGACGCCGACGCCGACCCCGACCCAGTCCGTGCCCGTGGTCCTTCCGGCGCCGAGCCAGCCGCCCACGGCGACGCCGGCGCCCACGGCGCCGCCGGCGGGCGAGGTGGACGACGTGACGCCGACGACTCCCGCGCCGACCGAGGAGGTCCTGGCCGCCGGCCCGACCCCCACGGCGACGTTCTACTCCGAGGTCCTGGCCGACGACGGTGACGGTGCGGTGCTCGCGGCCACCGGGTCGTCGGCGACGCCGGGCGTGCTCGCCGCCGCGATCCTGATGCTGTCGGGTGCGGCCCTGCTGCTGGTGCGGCGACGCCGTACGGGCTCGTCGACCACGAGCTGA
- the rpmD gene encoding 50S ribosomal protein L30 codes for MARLKVTQTRSGIGGKQNQRDTLRTLGLKRIGDVVVKEDRPEIRGMVKTVTHLVAVEEVE; via the coding sequence ATGGCTCGACTCAAGGTGACCCAGACGCGTTCTGGCATCGGCGGTAAGCAGAACCAGCGCGACACCCTGCGCACCCTCGGCCTCAAGCGGATCGGCGACGTCGTCGTCAAGGAGGACCGCCCTGAGATCCGCGGCATGGTCAAGACGGTGACGCACCTTGTCGCGGTCGAAGAGGTGGAGTGA
- the rplF gene encoding 50S ribosomal protein L6: protein MSRIGRVPVPVPTGVDVDINGAVVTVKGPKGTLTHTVAAPIEVARDEAGALVVTRPDDERASRSLHGLTRTLLANLVIGVTEGYVKKLEIVGTGYRVTAKGSDLEFALGFSHPVTVNPPEGITFVVEAPTRFSVQGIDKQQVGEVAANIRKIRKPEPYKGKGVRYAGENVRRKVGKAGK from the coding sequence ATGTCCCGAATCGGCAGAGTCCCCGTCCCGGTCCCCACCGGCGTGGATGTCGACATCAACGGTGCCGTCGTGACGGTCAAGGGCCCCAAGGGCACCCTGACGCACACGGTCGCCGCCCCCATCGAGGTTGCGCGCGACGAGGCAGGTGCCCTCGTGGTCACCCGCCCCGACGACGAGCGCGCCTCGCGTTCGCTGCACGGACTGACCCGCACGCTGCTGGCGAACCTCGTCATCGGCGTGACCGAGGGATACGTCAAGAAGCTCGAGATCGTCGGTACCGGGTACCGCGTGACGGCCAAGGGTTCTGACCTCGAGTTCGCACTCGGTTTCAGCCACCCCGTCACGGTCAACCCGCCGGAGGGCATCACCTTCGTCGTCGAGGCCCCGACGCGCTTCTCGGTGCAGGGCATCGACAAGCAGCAGGTGGGCGAGGTCGCCGCGAACATCCGCAAGATCCGTAAGCCCGAGCCGTACAAGGGCAAGGGCGTCCGGTATGCGGGCGAGAACGTGCGCCGCAAGGTCGGAAAGGCTGGTAAGTAG
- the rpsM gene encoding 30S ribosomal protein S13, with protein MARLVGVDLPREKRLEIALTYIYGVGRTRAQATLAATGISPDLRVKDLGDAELVALRDYLEGNYKLEGDLRREVAADIRRKVEIGCYEGLRHRRGLPVRGQRTKTNARTRKGPKRTVAGKKKAGRK; from the coding sequence ATGGCACGTCTTGTTGGAGTCGACCTCCCCCGCGAGAAGCGGCTCGAGATCGCGCTCACCTACATCTACGGGGTCGGCCGTACCCGCGCCCAGGCAACTCTGGCCGCGACCGGCATCAGCCCGGACCTGCGCGTGAAGGATCTCGGCGACGCCGAGCTCGTCGCGCTGCGCGACTACCTCGAGGGCAACTACAAGCTCGAGGGTGACCTTCGCCGCGAGGTCGCTGCGGACATCCGCCGCAAGGTCGAGATCGGCTGCTACGAGGGCCTGCGTCACCGCCGTGGTCTTCCCGTCCGCGGCCAGCGCACCAAGACCAACGCGCGTACCCGCAAGGGCCCGAAGCGCACCGTCGCCGGCAAGAAGAAGGCCGGGCGCAAGTAG
- the rpmJ gene encoding 50S ribosomal protein L36, giving the protein MKVKPSVKKICDKCKVIRRHGRVQVICENLRHKQRQG; this is encoded by the coding sequence ATGAAGGTCAAGCCCAGCGTCAAGAAGATCTGCGACAAGTGCAAGGTGATCCGCCGGCACGGTCGCGTCCAGGTGATCTGCGAGAACCTGCGCCACAAGCAGCGCCAGGGCTGA
- the rpsK gene encoding 30S ribosomal protein S11, protein MPPKTRSAVRKPRRKEKKNVSHGQAHIKSTFNNTIISITDPTGAVIASASSGQVGFKGSRKSTPFAAQLAAEAAARRAQEHGMKKVDVFVKGPGSGRETAIRSLQATGLEVGSIQDVTPQAHNGCRPPKRRRV, encoded by the coding sequence ATGCCTCCCAAGACCCGTTCCGCCGTGCGCAAGCCGCGCCGCAAGGAGAAGAAGAACGTCTCCCACGGCCAGGCGCACATCAAGAGCACGTTCAACAACACGATCATCTCCATCACCGACCCGACGGGCGCCGTCATCGCGTCCGCCTCGTCCGGCCAGGTGGGCTTCAAGGGCTCGCGCAAGTCGACCCCCTTCGCGGCGCAGCTCGCCGCAGAGGCGGCCGCTCGTCGCGCCCAGGAGCACGGCATGAAGAAGGTCGACGTCTTCGTCAAGGGCCCCGGCTCTGGCCGTGAGACCGCGATCCGCTCGCTCCAGGCGACCGGCCTCGAGGTCGGCTCGATCCAGGACGTGACCCCCCAGGCGCACAACGGCTGCCGTCCGCCGAAGCGCCGCCGGGTCTGA
- the map gene encoding type I methionyl aminopeptidase: MFGRERIEYKSPEQVLLMRRAGLVVAEALAAVRERAVAGATTAQLDAVAAEVIADHHATPSFLGYHGYPATLCVSVNDEVVHGIPGDRVLEAGDVVSIDCGAVVEGWHGDSAITVVLDGADPADIDLAATTEQAMWAGIAALSGAERLGAVGEAVEDVVDAAQAAGRNGGQRYGIVEEYVGHGIGTAMHQPPDVPNFRTRDRGPRVRPGLCVAVEPMLVRGQRFSRTLDDDWTVVTSDGSRASHWEHSVAVLEDGIWVLTAVDGGALELGSRGVTIAPLG; the protein is encoded by the coding sequence GTGTTCGGTCGCGAGCGGATCGAGTACAAGAGTCCCGAGCAGGTGCTGCTCATGCGGCGTGCGGGACTGGTGGTCGCCGAGGCGCTGGCGGCCGTGCGTGAGCGAGCCGTCGCCGGCGCGACAACGGCACAGCTCGACGCCGTCGCCGCCGAGGTCATCGCCGACCACCACGCGACGCCCTCGTTCCTCGGCTACCACGGGTACCCGGCGACGCTGTGCGTCTCCGTGAACGACGAGGTCGTCCACGGGATCCCGGGCGACCGCGTCCTCGAGGCCGGTGACGTGGTCTCGATCGACTGCGGCGCGGTCGTCGAGGGCTGGCACGGCGACTCCGCCATCACCGTCGTGCTCGACGGAGCCGACCCCGCAGACATCGACCTCGCGGCCACCACGGAGCAGGCCATGTGGGCGGGGATCGCGGCGCTCAGCGGCGCCGAGCGGCTCGGGGCGGTGGGGGAGGCGGTCGAGGACGTGGTCGACGCTGCGCAGGCCGCCGGGCGCAACGGGGGACAGCGGTACGGGATCGTCGAGGAGTACGTCGGCCACGGGATCGGGACCGCGATGCACCAGCCGCCCGACGTGCCGAACTTCCGCACGCGCGACCGCGGTCCGCGGGTCCGCCCGGGCCTCTGCGTGGCGGTCGAGCCCATGCTCGTGCGCGGTCAGCGGTTCAGCCGCACGCTCGACGACGACTGGACCGTCGTCACGTCGGACGGCTCGCGCGCGTCGCACTGGGAGCACTCCGTCGCGGTGCTGGAGGACGGTATCTGGGTGCTGACGGCGGTGGACGGCGGCGCGCTCGAGCTGGGCTCGCGCGGCGTGACCATCGCGCCGCTCGGCTGA
- a CDS encoding DNA-directed RNA polymerase subunit alpha, whose amino-acid sequence MLIAQRPTLTEEVISENRSRFSIEPLEPGFGYTLGNSLRRTLLSSIPGAAVTSIRIDGVLHEFSTVPGVKEDVTEIILNIKQLVVSSENDEPVVMYLRKQGAGEVSAADIVPPAGVEVHNPGLHLATLNDKGKLEIELTVERGRGYVSANQNKSFDTEIGRIPVDSIYSPVLKVTYKVEATRVEQRTDFDKLVVDVETKSAITPRDALASAGKTLVELFGLARELNVEAEGIEIGPSPTDAALAADLALPIEDLQLTIRSYNCLKREGIHSVGELVARSEADLLDIRNFGAKSITEVKEKLAELGLTLKDSPLDFDPSATAYYGDDEGDFVEDEQY is encoded by the coding sequence GTGCTGATTGCACAGCGCCCCACCCTGACCGAAGAGGTCATCTCGGAGAACCGTTCGCGGTTCTCCATCGAGCCGCTGGAGCCGGGTTTCGGCTACACGCTCGGCAACTCGCTCCGCCGGACGCTGCTGTCCTCCATCCCCGGTGCCGCTGTCACGTCCATCCGGATCGACGGCGTGCTGCACGAGTTCTCCACCGTGCCGGGCGTGAAGGAAGACGTCACCGAGATCATCCTGAACATCAAGCAGCTGGTCGTCTCCTCGGAGAACGACGAGCCCGTCGTGATGTACCTGCGCAAGCAGGGCGCCGGTGAGGTCAGCGCCGCCGACATCGTGCCCCCGGCCGGTGTCGAGGTGCACAACCCCGGTCTGCACCTGGCCACGCTCAACGACAAGGGCAAGCTCGAGATCGAGCTCACCGTCGAGCGCGGGCGCGGCTACGTGTCGGCGAACCAGAACAAGTCGTTCGACACCGAGATCGGCCGCATCCCGGTCGACTCGATCTACTCGCCGGTCCTCAAGGTGACCTACAAGGTCGAGGCCACGCGTGTCGAGCAGCGCACCGACTTCGACAAGCTCGTCGTCGACGTCGAGACCAAGTCGGCGATCACGCCCCGCGACGCGCTGGCCTCCGCCGGCAAGACGCTGGTCGAGCTGTTCGGCCTGGCCCGTGAGCTGAACGTCGAGGCCGAGGGCATCGAGATCGGCCCGTCGCCGACCGACGCCGCGCTCGCCGCGGACCTCGCTCTGCCGATCGAGGACCTGCAGCTCACGATCCGCTCCTACAACTGCCTCAAGCGCGAGGGCATCCACTCCGTGGGTGAGCTCGTCGCCCGGTCCGAGGCGGACCTCCTGGACATCCGCAACTTCGGTGCGAAGTCCATCACGGAGGTCAAGGAGAAGCTGGCCGAGCTCGGTCTGACGCTCAAGGACAGCCCGCTCGACTTCGACCCGTCCGCCACCGCCTACTACGGCGACGACGAGGGCGACTTCGTCGAGGACGAGCAGTACTGA
- the rplQ gene encoding 50S ribosomal protein L17, with translation MPTPTKGPRLGGGPAHERLILANLATSLFEHKRITTTETKAKRLRPLAERLITFAKRGDLHARRRVMTVVRDKSVVHTLFTEIAPAVAERQGGYTRITKIGPRKGDNAPMAVIELVLEPLSPKQSVVKEATKATAKSAPKAKPADTVEDKPVEDAPVEDAPVEDKVVEDAPVQDEVVEDAPVEDAVKTKDDADKA, from the coding sequence ATGCCTACGCCCACCAAGGGTCCCCGGCTCGGTGGCGGACCGGCGCACGAGCGGCTGATCCTCGCGAACCTCGCGACGTCGCTGTTCGAGCACAAGCGGATCACGACGACCGAGACGAAGGCCAAGCGCCTGCGTCCGCTCGCCGAGCGCCTCATCACGTTCGCCAAGCGCGGTGACCTGCACGCCCGCCGTCGCGTGATGACCGTCGTCCGGGACAAGTCCGTCGTCCACACCCTGTTCACGGAGATCGCCCCGGCCGTCGCCGAGCGTCAGGGTGGCTACACGCGCATCACCAAGATCGGCCCCCGCAAGGGCGACAACGCCCCCATGGCCGTCATCGAGCTCGTGCTCGAGCCGCTCTCGCCGAAGCAGTCGGTCGTCAAGGAGGCCACCAAGGCCACCGCGAAGTCCGCGCCGAAGGCGAAGCCGGCCGACACGGTCGAGGACAAGCCCGTCGAGGACGCTCCCGTCGAGGACGCCCCCGTCGAGGACAAGGTCGTCGAGGACGCCCCGGTCCAGGACGAGGTCGTCGAGGACGCGCCCGTCGAGGACGCGGTCAAGACCAAGGACGACGCCGACAAGGCGTGA
- the rplR gene encoding 50S ribosomal protein L18 produces MALKIIGKGKRIARQRRHVRLRKKVSGSAARPRLVVTRSARHISAQVVDDGIGRTIVSASTLEADLRGSNDDKTAKARKVGELIAERAKAAGLDAVVFDRGGNKYHGRVAAVADGAREGGLKL; encoded by the coding sequence ATGGCTCTCAAGATCATCGGCAAGGGCAAGCGCATTGCCCGCCAGCGTCGTCACGTGCGCCTTCGCAAGAAGGTCTCCGGCTCCGCCGCACGTCCCCGTCTCGTCGTGACCCGGTCCGCCCGGCACATCTCGGCGCAGGTCGTGGACGACGGCATCGGCCGCACCATCGTGTCCGCGTCGACCCTCGAGGCCGACCTGCGTGGCTCGAACGACGACAAGACCGCCAAGGCCCGCAAGGTCGGCGAGCTGATCGCCGAGCGTGCGAAGGCTGCCGGCCTCGACGCTGTGGTCTTCGACCGCGGCGGCAACAAGTACCACGGCCGTGTCGCCGCGGTGGCTGACGGCGCCCGTGAGGGTGGGCTGAAGCTGTGA
- a CDS encoding alpha/beta fold hydrolase — MSLPVVLVHGLRTSRTMWRAQVETLERVGRRAVAVDLPGHGSRIDEPFTLDAAVDTITAAIDEVGGRAFVVGLSLGGYVAIRHAARHPDQVAGLLAASCSTRPHRLLLSGWSVGAHGIARLPDRGAGLNQFLVDRVLPAEGAADVGAGGFALDATSQVLREMTVATPVADLARVEAPVWLVNGAFDHFRGEERRFLAACRDGRLVVVPRATHLVSLVQPARFGRVMLEALDEVEQRERARVAGSAGGSRS; from the coding sequence ATGAGCCTGCCGGTCGTCCTGGTGCACGGCCTGCGGACGTCGCGGACCATGTGGCGCGCGCAGGTGGAGACGCTCGAGCGCGTGGGTCGTCGCGCCGTCGCGGTGGACCTGCCGGGCCACGGCAGCCGGATCGACGAGCCGTTCACGCTGGACGCGGCCGTGGACACGATCACCGCGGCGATCGACGAGGTCGGCGGGCGTGCCTTCGTGGTCGGCCTGTCCCTGGGCGGTTACGTGGCGATCCGCCACGCGGCGCGGCACCCGGACCAGGTGGCCGGGCTGCTCGCGGCCTCCTGCTCCACGCGGCCGCATCGGCTGCTCCTGTCGGGGTGGTCGGTCGGCGCCCACGGCATCGCGCGCCTGCCGGACCGGGGCGCGGGCCTGAACCAGTTCCTGGTCGACCGGGTGCTGCCGGCGGAGGGGGCCGCGGACGTCGGTGCGGGTGGGTTCGCGCTCGACGCCACGAGCCAGGTCCTGCGGGAGATGACGGTGGCGACACCGGTGGCCGACCTCGCACGCGTCGAGGCGCCGGTCTGGCTCGTCAACGGAGCGTTCGACCACTTCCGCGGGGAGGAGCGACGTTTCCTCGCCGCCTGCCGCGACGGGCGGCTCGTCGTCGTGCCCCGCGCCACGCACCTGGTCAGCCTGGTGCAGCCGGCGCGGTTCGGCCGGGTGATGCTCGAGGCGCTCGACGAGGTCGAGCAGCGGGAACGCGCACGGGTGGCGGGCTCAGCCGGCGGATCGAGGAGCTGA
- the rpsE gene encoding 30S ribosomal protein S5 yields MAAPQRSNTGAPAGGTGGGDRRDGGRGRDGGGRGRDTAEKSAFLERVVSINRVAKVVKGGRRFSFTALVVVGDGDGTVGVGYGKAKEVPAAIAKGVEEAKKNFFKVPRIQGTIPHPIQGEAAAGVVFLRPASPGTGVIAGGPVRAVLECAGIHDVLSKSLGSSNAINIVHATVAALQGLERPEAVAARRGLPVEHVVPAWLLRAQAAGLAAAAGSKAGA; encoded by the coding sequence ATGGCTGCTCCTCAGCGCAGCAACACCGGGGCGCCTGCGGGCGGCACCGGGGGCGGCGACCGTCGTGACGGCGGTCGTGGCCGGGACGGTGGCGGCCGCGGCCGCGACACCGCAGAGAAGAGCGCGTTCCTCGAGCGCGTCGTGTCGATCAACCGCGTGGCCAAGGTCGTCAAGGGCGGCCGCCGCTTCAGCTTCACCGCGCTGGTCGTGGTCGGCGACGGCGACGGCACCGTGGGCGTCGGCTACGGGAAGGCCAAGGAGGTGCCCGCGGCGATCGCCAAGGGCGTCGAGGAGGCCAAGAAGAACTTCTTCAAGGTTCCTCGCATCCAGGGCACCATCCCGCACCCCATCCAGGGTGAGGCCGCTGCCGGCGTCGTCTTCCTGCGTCCGGCCTCGCCGGGTACCGGTGTGATCGCCGGCGGTCCGGTGCGCGCCGTTCTCGAGTGCGCCGGTATCCACGACGTCCTGAGCAAGTCGCTCGGCTCGTCCAACGCGATCAACATCGTGCACGCCACGGTCGCGGCCCTCCAGGGCCTCGAGCGTCCCGAGGCCGTGGCCGCCCGCCGCGGGCTCCCGGTGGAGCACGTCGTTCCGGCATGGCTCCTGCGCGCCCAGGCCGCAGGCCTGGCCGCAGCGGCCGGCTCGAAGGCAGGTGCCTGA
- the rplO gene encoding 50S ribosomal protein L15: MADEKNDKAEAEVTAPKKATAKAAPKKAAEKAADTESAPKATKAKAAAADKPKAAAKADKADKAESTTEAAPKAKAAKAEPKAPKKSVSAAAAKAAEAAAQPGNGGTLKVHHLRPAPGAKTAKTRVGRGEASKGKTAGRGTKGTKARYQVPVRFEGGQMPLHMRLPKLRGFKNPFRVEYQVVNLDKLSALYPDGGDVTVADLVAKGAVRKGKPVKVLGTGELTVKVSVAVDAYSASAKDAIVAAGGSVAQD, encoded by the coding sequence ATGGCTGACGAGAAGAACGACAAGGCGGAGGCCGAGGTGACGGCCCCCAAGAAGGCCACAGCCAAGGCAGCTCCCAAGAAGGCTGCAGAGAAGGCCGCCGACACGGAGTCCGCTCCGAAGGCGACCAAGGCGAAGGCCGCTGCTGCGGACAAGCCGAAGGCAGCCGCGAAGGCGGACAAGGCCGACAAGGCCGAGTCGACGACCGAGGCTGCACCGAAGGCGAAGGCCGCCAAGGCCGAGCCCAAGGCGCCGAAGAAGTCGGTCTCCGCTGCTGCGGCGAAGGCGGCCGAGGCGGCTGCTCAGCCCGGCAACGGCGGCACGCTCAAGGTGCACCACCTCCGTCCGGCCCCCGGCGCCAAGACCGCCAAGACCCGCGTGGGTCGTGGCGAGGCGTCCAAGGGCAAGACGGCCGGGCGTGGCACCAAGGGCACCAAGGCCCGCTACCAGGTGCCCGTGCGCTTCGAGGGTGGGCAGATGCCTCTGCACATGCGCCTCCCGAAGCTGCGTGGCTTCAAGAACCCGTTCCGCGTGGAGTACCAGGTGGTCAACCTGGACAAGCTCTCCGCGCTGTACCCGGACGGTGGCGACGTGACGGTCGCCGACCTCGTGGCGAAGGGCGCTGTCCGCAAGGGCAAGCCCGTCAAGGTGCTCGGCACCGGCGAGCTCACGGTCAAGGTCTCCGTCGCGGTCGACGCCTACTCGGCGTCCGCGAAGGACGCGATCGTGGCTGCCGGCGGAAGCGTCGCGCAGGACTGA
- the rpsH gene encoding 30S ribosomal protein S8: MTMTDPIADLLTRLRNANSAHHDTVLIPFSKLKSHIAEILQAEGYIAGWKVEDAVVGKNLIIELKYGPNRERALAGVKRVSKPGLRVYAKSTNLPKVLGGLGVAILSTSSGLLTDKQAAKKGVGGEVLAYVW, translated from the coding sequence ATGACCATGACCGACCCCATCGCAGATCTGCTCACGCGGCTGCGTAACGCGAACTCGGCTCATCACGACACCGTGCTGATCCCGTTCTCCAAGCTGAAGTCGCACATCGCGGAGATCCTCCAGGCGGAGGGCTACATCGCGGGCTGGAAGGTTGAGGACGCCGTCGTCGGCAAGAACCTCATCATCGAGCTCAAGTACGGCCCCAACCGCGAGCGTGCGCTCGCCGGTGTGAAGCGCGTGTCCAAGCCGGGCCTGCGCGTGTACGCCAAGTCGACCAACCTGCCCAAGGTGCTCGGCGGCCTGGGCGTGGCGATCCTGTCCACGTCCTCCGGTCTCCTCACCGACAAGCAGGCCGCCAAGAAGGGCGTGGGTGGGGAAGTCCTCGCCTACGTCTGGTAA
- a CDS encoding adenylate kinase, which produces MTSRLVLLGPPGAGKGTQAARLAERLGVPAISTGDIFRANIKGGTPLGRTVQEYTSRGALVPDSVTNEMVRDRLGQDDVADGFLLDGYPRNVAQVAELDAILADAGLALDRAVEITADADVVVERLLKRAEIEGREDDTEDVVRHRLDVYAQETAPIARVYAERGLLVQVDGIGEVDAVTERLVAAIGAPGEG; this is translated from the coding sequence TTGACCTCCCGCCTCGTCCTGCTCGGTCCTCCGGGAGCGGGCAAGGGGACCCAGGCCGCACGGCTCGCCGAGCGGCTCGGGGTTCCCGCCATCTCCACCGGTGACATCTTCCGCGCCAACATCAAGGGCGGGACACCGCTCGGTCGCACGGTGCAGGAGTACACCTCGCGCGGGGCGCTCGTGCCGGACTCGGTCACCAACGAGATGGTGCGGGACCGGCTGGGGCAGGACGACGTCGCCGACGGCTTCCTGCTCGACGGGTACCCCCGCAACGTGGCGCAGGTCGCCGAGCTCGACGCGATCCTCGCCGACGCGGGCCTGGCCCTCGACCGTGCCGTCGAGATCACCGCGGACGCGGACGTCGTGGTCGAGCGACTGCTCAAGCGCGCCGAGATCGAGGGACGCGAGGACGACACGGAGGACGTGGTGCGCCACCGCCTCGACGTGTACGCGCAGGAGACCGCCCCGATCGCCCGCGTGTACGCCGAGCGCGGCCTGCTCGTCCAGGTGGACGGCATCGGCGAGGTCGACGCGGTCACCGAGCGGCTGGTCGCGGCGATCGGCGCCCCGGGCGAGGGCTGA
- the secY gene encoding preprotein translocase subunit SecY, with amino-acid sequence MLSAFVRAFRTPDLRRKLLFTIGIMVLFRVGSFLPTPGVSYPNVQTCIEQSQGNDLLGLVNLFSGGALLQLSVFALGIMPYITASIIVQLLRVVIPRFEELHKEGQSGTAKLTQYTRYLTIGLAILQSTTIITVARSGQLFAGCTVDVIPDPSWQTLLLMVITMTAGTGLIMWLGELITERGVGNGMSLLIFTSIAASFPGAMWSIAGGDNGISKFIVVMAIVVLVIALVVFVEQSQRRIPVQYAKRMVGRRMYGGSSTYIPIKINMAGVIPVIFASSLLAVPGLLAQFGDPAAGWVQWITRYLASPSAPLHLAIYVVLIIFFCYFYTAITFNPDEVADNMKKYGGFIPGIRAGRPTAEYLDYVISRITAPGSVYLAIVALIPTIAFIVLGVGANIPFGGASILIVVGVGLETVKQIESQLQQRHYEGFLR; translated from the coding sequence GTGCTCAGCGCATTCGTGCGGGCGTTCCGAACGCCCGACCTGCGGCGCAAGCTGCTCTTCACCATCGGGATCATGGTGCTCTTCCGGGTGGGTTCGTTCCTGCCGACCCCGGGGGTCTCCTACCCGAACGTGCAGACGTGTATCGAGCAGTCGCAGGGCAATGACCTGCTCGGCCTGGTGAACCTGTTCAGCGGCGGAGCCCTGCTCCAGCTCTCGGTGTTCGCGCTCGGGATCATGCCGTACATCACGGCGAGCATCATCGTGCAGCTGCTCCGGGTGGTCATCCCTCGCTTCGAGGAGCTCCACAAGGAGGGCCAGTCCGGCACCGCGAAGCTCACGCAGTACACGCGGTACCTGACGATCGGGCTCGCGATCCTCCAGTCGACGACGATCATCACGGTCGCGCGCAGCGGTCAGCTGTTCGCCGGCTGCACGGTCGACGTCATCCCGGACCCGTCGTGGCAGACGCTGCTGCTCATGGTCATCACCATGACCGCCGGTACCGGCCTGATCATGTGGCTCGGTGAGCTGATCACGGAGCGCGGCGTCGGCAACGGCATGTCGCTGCTCATCTTCACGTCGATCGCCGCCAGCTTCCCGGGCGCCATGTGGTCGATCGCCGGTGGCGACAACGGCATCTCGAAGTTCATCGTCGTCATGGCGATCGTGGTCCTGGTCATCGCGCTCGTGGTGTTCGTCGAGCAGTCCCAGCGACGGATCCCCGTGCAGTACGCCAAGCGGATGGTCGGCCGGCGCATGTACGGCGGCTCGAGCACCTACATCCCGATCAAGATCAACATGGCCGGCGTGATCCCCGTGATCTTCGCGTCGTCCCTGCTGGCGGTGCCCGGGCTGCTCGCGCAGTTCGGCGACCCGGCGGCGGGCTGGGTCCAGTGGATCACCCGCTACCTGGCGTCGCCGAGCGCGCCGCTGCACCTGGCGATCTACGTCGTGCTGATCATCTTCTTCTGCTACTTCTACACCGCGATCACGTTCAACCCGGACGAGGTCGCCGACAACATGAAGAAGTACGGCGGCTTCATCCCCGGCATCCGTGCCGGGCGGCCCACCGCCGAGTACCTCGACTACGTCATCTCGCGCATCACCGCACCGGGCTCGGTGTACCTGGCCATCGTGGCGCTCATCCCGACCATCGCGTTCATCGTGCTGGGCGTCGGTGCCAACATCCCGTTCGGCGGGGCGTCGATCCTCATCGTCGTCGGCGTCGGCCTGGAGACGGTGAAGCAGATCGAGTCCCAGCTCCAGCAGCGGCACTACGAAGGGTTCTTGCGTTGA
- the infA gene encoding translation initiation factor IF-1, with the protein MAKKDGVIEIEGSVVEALPNAMFRVELTNGHKVLAHISGKMRQHYIRILPEDRVVVELSPYDLSRGRIVYRYK; encoded by the coding sequence ATGGCGAAGAAGGACGGTGTCATCGAGATCGAGGGCAGCGTCGTGGAGGCTCTGCCGAACGCGATGTTCCGCGTGGAGCTCACCAACGGCCACAAGGTGCTCGCCCACATCTCGGGCAAGATGCGTCAGCACTACATCCGGATCCTTCCCGAGGACCGCGTCGTGGTGGAGCTGAGCCCGTACGACCTGTCCCGTGGCCGGATCGTCTACCGCTACAAGTAA